The window AAATTTACTATTTTTTCACACTCTTCTGACACTTGTAAGGTTTTGTTCCAGCTTAGCAagagttattgtttttatttctgtgtcatTTTCTGCAATTATTCCCTGAATAAATATCGAGCACTTAAACATATCTGGCGTTAATATGAAATATTCACATTCTCTGTTAACTCTACCAGTATATGTGATGTAGTTCTCGTCGTGGTTTTTTTCTAGGTTCAAACATTTCCAGCGTGATTTATTTGCTTAAAGTTTTACACAATATGtctatttttaaagtttatgtcaggtttttttttgtggggggggagTACGTAATTGCTGTGATGCTTATTTTCACCTGCTGCCAGTTTTCTTAGGATTAGATTCGTTTTCATATTGTCGTCCCAATCTTTGCACTCTTTATTGAAGATCTGTTCGTATATTCTGCAGTACAACTCGAAGGTAACTCCTTCGTCTGGTTCATACTTAAATTCTGTAACTGAGTTCGCAACATAGTCTGGTGAGAACATTTTTTCAGCATTTTGGATGACTTACTATTCATTAATTTTAACTTTGTAGTTGTCTTAGAGGTTGCTCTAGAGCACATGCAAACCTCTGGCTACTTAGTACAGTTATCTACTACGATTAGATTGTAAGCGCCATTTACCAGTCCGGCATTGTCAATGTGTAGACTATAGATTCTCCATCTCTGGCCACAATTGATATGTTACCAGCAGGGTCTTTGGCTGCGAGCACGCAACCCCGGCACGTTCTGATCAAGTTTTCCATATCTCAGTCCATAGACGGCCAATAGACATAACTCCTCATCAGAACCTTCATCCTTGCCATTCCTGGATGTCTGTTGTGAAATTGTTGCAATACACCTTTTTGTAATGTACTTGGAACCACCACTCTCAGAGTGTAATAATGGTCCCTTCTCTTCGGTGTAAAAATGGTCCCTTCCACATTTCAACAAGTAATAGATTCAATGCTGGTAGGCAGTAATTTTGCTGTCGCCTATTTTGACAATATCCTAATAAAAAGCAAATCACAAAAGCAACATGTAGAACATGTAAAAAGGGTATTCGAAAAGGTAAGAGAATATGGTTTTAAGTTGAGTGAAGAAAAGTGCCAGttctttctgaaaaaaattaaatacttggGTCAGATTATAAATAAAAACGAATGGGAACCAGATCCATCCAGAGCAactgtggtaaaaaaaaatatgcctaCGCAATTTGTGTCGTTTGGGTTTCAAAAGTTTTGCAAAATGTTCACTGTAGAACATGTAACTATGGTGCCATACTATTCCAGATCTAATGAACAAGCAGAATGCTTTGGTGATACGTTCAAGAGAGCCCTAAGAAAGTCGAATAAAGAAGTCATGGATGAGGTAGTTCTACAACAAATCGTAAGAGTATACTGAGTGATAACAAATCCAAACACACCAACAGGTATGTCACCAGCAGAGCTGATGTTTGCGAGGAAAATAAAATCAGTCTTTG of the Octopus sinensis linkage group LG1, ASM634580v1, whole genome shotgun sequence genome contains:
- the LOC115218293 gene encoding uncharacterized protein K02A2.6-like — its product is MVPSTFQQVIDSMLVGSNFAVAYFDNILIKSKSQKQHVEHVKRVFEKVREYGFKLSEEKCQFFLKKIKYLGQIINKNEWEPDPSRATVVKKNMPTQFVSFGFQKFCKMFTVEHVTMVPYYSRSNEQAECFGDTFKRALRKSNKEVMDEVVLQQIIYSHEVSIIPNLTKTHLSYKGTKHESVSAVPKKGCSKMMEMWFDYLQNWRTAHKEAKQNTNNVHMVLIDAYHLSKRDHLQYIPQF